A window of Microcystis aeruginosa FD4 contains these coding sequences:
- the glmU gene encoding bifunctional UDP-N-acetylglucosamine diphosphorylase/glucosamine-1-phosphate N-acetyltransferase GlmU, producing MVAVAILAAGKGTRMKSSLPKVLHPLGSRSLVERVLNVSESLHPRRKLVIIGYQGEQVRNTLQHLPDIEFVEQREQLGTGHAIQQLIPHLEDFQGDLLVLNGDVPLLRPETLQNLLQMHQDHGNAATLLTANLPNPKGYGRVFCDGNNLVKQIVEERDCTDAQRQNHRINGGIYCFNWSKLAAILPNLTPNNDQGEYYLTDVVNFLAPVMAVDVEDCLEISGINDRKQLATAYDILQTRVKDHWMAAGVTIIDPDSVTIEDTVTLSPDVIIEPQTHLRGETIIASGCRLGPGSLIENSRIGSDVTVLFSVISDSQVDSGCRIGPYAHLRGEAKIGANCRVGNFVEIKKSDIGNKTNIAHLSYLGDATLGEKVNVGAGTITANYDGVKKHQTMIGSGTKTGANSVLVAPLKLGKNVTVAAGSTITKNVPDNALVIARESQRVIENWAEQFQ from the coding sequence ATGGTAGCGGTAGCAATTTTAGCGGCGGGTAAGGGAACCCGAATGAAGTCCAGCCTTCCAAAAGTTTTACATCCCCTCGGCAGTCGATCGCTAGTGGAACGGGTCCTTAATGTCAGCGAATCCTTACATCCCCGGCGAAAACTGGTAATTATCGGTTATCAAGGGGAACAGGTGCGCAATACTCTACAGCATCTTCCGGATATCGAATTTGTCGAACAAAGGGAACAGTTAGGCACTGGCCATGCTATTCAGCAGTTAATCCCCCATTTAGAGGACTTTCAGGGGGATTTGTTGGTCTTAAATGGCGATGTTCCTCTGTTGCGTCCCGAAACCTTGCAAAATCTTCTCCAGATGCACCAAGACCATGGTAACGCCGCCACCCTATTAACTGCTAATCTTCCTAACCCGAAAGGTTACGGTCGAGTTTTTTGTGATGGCAATAATCTCGTTAAGCAGATTGTGGAAGAAAGAGACTGTACCGATGCCCAAAGACAAAACCATCGGATTAATGGGGGTATATACTGCTTTAATTGGTCAAAATTAGCGGCGATACTGCCTAATTTAACGCCCAATAACGATCAAGGTGAATATTATCTCACGGATGTGGTCAATTTTCTCGCTCCCGTCATGGCTGTGGATGTGGAGGATTGTTTAGAAATTAGCGGCATTAACGATCGCAAACAATTAGCCACCGCCTATGATATCCTGCAAACTAGAGTTAAGGATCATTGGATGGCCGCTGGAGTCACCATTATTGACCCCGATAGTGTCACCATTGAGGATACTGTCACCCTCAGTCCCGATGTGATTATTGAACCCCAAACCCATCTGCGCGGTGAGACGATAATCGCTTCTGGTTGTCGTCTCGGTCCTGGGAGTTTAATCGAAAATAGTCGCATAGGCAGCGATGTAACGGTCTTATTTTCGGTTATTTCTGATAGTCAGGTGGATTCTGGTTGTCGCATCGGTCCCTATGCTCATTTGCGCGGAGAAGCGAAAATTGGGGCTAATTGTCGAGTCGGTAATTTTGTTGAAATTAAAAAAAGTGACATCGGCAATAAAACCAATATTGCCCATTTATCCTATCTGGGAGATGCCACTTTAGGGGAAAAAGTTAACGTTGGTGCGGGAACAATTACTGCTAATTACGATGGTGTGAAGAAACACCAAACTATGATCGGCAGTGGCACAAAAACTGGGGCAAATAGTGTTTTAGTTGCCCCTTTAAAATTAGGAAAAAATGTCACCGTGGCCGCTGGTTCAACTATCACTAAAAATGTCCCCGATAACGCTTTAGTTATTGCTCGCGAAAGTCAGCGTGTGATCGAAAATTGGGCAGAGCAGTTTCAGTAG
- a CDS encoding DUF561 domain-containing protein, whose translation MINFTLQQAFARRHALKVISGLNNFDRSQVLSVVKAATAGGATFVDIAANADLIRAVKALTNLPVCVSAVEPELLVMAVDAGADLIEIGNFDSFYAQGRIFEAAEVLALTRQTRDLLPEITLSVTVPHLLPLDQQVRLAEALVSQGADIIQTEGGTSSQPRHAGILGLIEKAAPTLAAAHAISHAVKVPVLCASGLSIVTAPMAIAAGAAGIGVGSAINQLDNEVAMVAAVRGLVESLQAQPVYIGN comes from the coding sequence ATGATCAATTTTACCTTACAGCAAGCCTTCGCCCGTCGTCATGCCCTGAAAGTGATTAGTGGGTTAAATAATTTCGATCGCTCGCAGGTTCTCTCAGTAGTTAAAGCCGCTACAGCCGGAGGAGCAACTTTTGTCGATATTGCCGCTAATGCTGACCTAATTCGGGCCGTAAAAGCCTTGACAAATTTACCCGTGTGTGTATCGGCCGTCGAGCCAGAATTGTTGGTGATGGCAGTGGATGCGGGAGCCGATTTAATTGAGATCGGTAATTTCGATAGTTTTTATGCCCAAGGACGCATTTTTGAAGCGGCGGAAGTTTTAGCCCTAACCCGTCAAACTCGCGACTTACTGCCCGAAATTACCCTGTCTGTAACAGTTCCCCATCTCCTCCCCCTCGATCAACAGGTGAGACTAGCAGAAGCTTTAGTTAGTCAGGGTGCTGACATTATTCAAACCGAAGGCGGCACTAGCAGTCAACCCCGTCACGCCGGTATTTTGGGACTGATTGAAAAAGCCGCCCCGACTTTAGCAGCAGCCCACGCTATTTCCCATGCGGTTAAAGTTCCCGTCCTCTGCGCTTCCGGTTTATCCATTGTTACTGCGCCCATGGCGATCGCTGCTGGAGCGGCCGGTATCGGTGTTGGTTCGGCGATCAATCAATTGGATAATGAAGTGGCTATGGTGGCAGCCGTGCGCGGTTTGGTCGAATCTCTGCAAGCACAACCGGTCTATATTGGCAACTAG
- a CDS encoding IS110 family transposase yields MKILGIDVSRNWAIVVLLCEFPTISPLQYSKSIKEPVKGYARLKGNIQLNEIAWKLECNLEAIEIIKSLEADAIVLEPTGYWYASFWVNCAKKLGLDIYWISHQQTKINRQHYFKTKNKDDYLDALTIALTYFDKSGLDDLGNPPILNNYDYDSIDLLRRTFHEREQLNKNKNSLINQLRQRLCCEFPEIAQRDFDYIGVSGCNPTLGWVAGLAGNPRIKTTSGTGVSEYSQLLAKDIITYQERIEAKELSLREILELEQFNGYCQVFDQFLFGTVTKSLLLLHCYPIERFLVNGKPYFRGDHDISLRKFQAYLSLGYSYQISGDTSAKQDKVKKSWKGSDLMRSHLYAHAMVTICPNKPAKTEIVGKLKHSWLNPRIHLYYDHENGQRIEKRKELPSFKALGKDGLCRLLFYETRLLYRLLTDNLVK; encoded by the coding sequence ATGAAAATATTAGGTATAGACGTTAGCCGTAATTGGGCTATCGTGGTTTTGTTGTGTGAATTTCCGACGATTTCCCCCCTGCAATACTCGAAAAGCATTAAGGAACCAGTTAAAGGATACGCTCGACTTAAAGGAAATATTCAGCTTAACGAGATAGCCTGGAAGTTAGAATGCAACTTAGAAGCGATCGAGATTATTAAATCCCTAGAAGCTGATGCGATTGTTTTAGAGCCTACTGGGTATTGGTACGCTAGTTTTTGGGTTAATTGTGCTAAGAAGCTAGGTTTAGATATTTATTGGATATCTCACCAGCAAACTAAGATAAATCGTCAGCACTATTTTAAGACTAAAAACAAAGATGACTATCTAGACGCTTTAACTATTGCCTTAACTTATTTTGATAAGTCAGGGTTAGATGATCTAGGCAATCCCCCCATCTTAAACAACTATGACTATGACTCGATCGATTTGTTGCGTCGGACGTTTCACGAGAGAGAGCAGCTTAATAAGAACAAAAATTCTTTGATTAATCAGCTTAGACAACGGCTATGTTGTGAGTTTCCTGAAATCGCTCAAAGAGACTTTGATTATATCGGAGTTAGCGGCTGTAACCCGACTTTAGGGTGGGTTGCCGGATTAGCGGGAAACCCGCGCATTAAAACCACGTCTGGGACGGGAGTCAGTGAATACAGTCAGCTATTAGCTAAAGACATTATTACTTATCAGGAGAGAATCGAAGCTAAAGAGTTAAGCTTAAGAGAAATTCTGGAATTAGAGCAGTTTAACGGTTATTGCCAAGTATTTGACCAGTTTCTTTTTGGTACGGTGACTAAAAGCTTGTTGCTTTTACACTGCTATCCTATCGAAAGATTTCTGGTCAACGGTAAACCTTATTTTAGAGGTGATCACGATATTAGTTTGAGAAAGTTTCAGGCTTATCTAAGCTTAGGGTATTCCTATCAGATTTCGGGGGATACTTCCGCCAAACAAGACAAGGTTAAGAAGTCTTGGAAGGGTTCCGATTTAATGCGCTCTCACTTGTATGCTCACGCAATGGTTACTATTTGCCCAAATAAGCCAGCTAAAACTGAGATTGTTGGCAAGCTTAAGCATTCTTGGCTTAATCCCCGGATTCATCTCTATTACGACCACGAAAATGGTCAAAGAATCGAAAAAAGGAAAGAATTACCTAGCTTTAAGGCACTGGGTAAGGATGGACTGTGTCGCTTGCTGTTTTACGAGACTAGACTTTTGTATCGGCTTTTAACGGACAATTTGGTAAAGTGA
- a CDS encoding transposase, giving the protein MYSSSMTDEEWSLVEPLLPKKKLTCPPKWTKRQILDGIFYQLKNGCNWGGPPERFPDLLHRVLA; this is encoded by the coding sequence ATGTACTCAAGTAGTATGACGGATGAAGAGTGGTCGCTCGTAGAACCGCTATTGCCAAAGAAGAAATTGACTTGTCCCCCAAAATGGACAAAACGACAGATTTTAGATGGGATTTTCTATCAACTCAAAAATGGCTGTAATTGGGGGGGACCTCCCGAAAGATTTCCCGACCTACTCCACCGTGTTCTGGCATGA
- a CDS encoding type II toxin-antitoxin system VapC family toxin — MEWLMQLQGQVVGLDTAPLIYLIEQNQAYLGLVRAFFGALSRGEFQVVTSTLTLSEVLVHPLRSGNVELAGQYRDILLDQENLITVPISLEIAEVAAQLRARQNLRTPDAIQIATAMGEGAMFFLTNDARLAAVPDLKVLVLDAL, encoded by the coding sequence ATGGAATGGCTGATGCAACTACAAGGTCAAGTTGTGGGTTTGGATACCGCGCCACTCATTTACCTGATCGAGCAAAATCAGGCATATTTAGGGCTTGTTCGTGCCTTTTTTGGGGCGCTAAGTCGAGGCGAGTTTCAAGTTGTTACCTCTACGTTGACGCTGTCGGAAGTTTTGGTGCATCCATTACGCTCAGGCAATGTAGAACTTGCTGGCCAGTATCGTGATATTCTTCTCGATCAAGAAAACTTAATCACAGTACCTATTTCCCTTGAGATCGCCGAAGTTGCCGCCCAGTTAAGAGCAAGACAAAACTTGCGAACTCCAGACGCAATTCAGATCGCCACTGCTATGGGAGAAGGTGCTATGTTTTTCTTGACCAATGATGCCCGTTTAGCTGCTGTCCCAGATTTAAAAGTTTTGGTTTTGGATGCTCTGTAA
- a CDS encoding XisH family protein, with protein MSRRDDLHLSLRHTLEKEGWKITDDPLILTLEKTLLKADLGAEKFFAAEKEDRKIAVEIKDFDTPSVISELEKTIGQLQLYQWALDSQEPERKLFLGISQAVYLKHFKKAIFQLVIKRNRINLVIYNPQKEIIVEWITQ; from the coding sequence ATGTCCAGACGAGACGATCTACATTTATCATTACGTCATACTTTAGAAAAAGAAGGTTGGAAAATCACTGATGATCCTTTAATTCTAACCTTAGAAAAAACCTTGCTTAAAGCTGATTTAGGAGCAGAAAAGTTTTTTGCTGCGGAAAAAGAAGATCGTAAAATTGCCGTAGAAATCAAAGACTTTGATACGCCTTCAGTTATCAGTGAATTAGAAAAAACAATAGGACAACTTCAATTATACCAATGGGCTTTAGATTCACAAGAACCTGAAAGAAAACTTTTTTTGGGCATTAGTCAAGCGGTTTATTTAAAACACTTCAAAAAAGCTATTTTCCAACTGGTTATTAAACGTAACAGAATCAATTTAGTTATTTATAATCCTCAAAAGGAGATAATTGTCGAATGGATAACACAGTAA
- a CDS encoding element excision factor XisI family protein has product MDNTVNYADILTQVIRKESAMQPRLQTLKITPVCDPESGNFLIIMTGWEKEAWINTILFHARLLKNKIVIEDDNLEEGLTTNLIQAGIPPEDIITGLSLER; this is encoded by the coding sequence ATGGATAACACAGTAAATTATGCCGATATTCTGACTCAAGTTATCAGAAAAGAATCGGCGATGCAACCTCGATTACAAACCCTTAAAATTACTCCAGTTTGTGATCCAGAATCAGGCAACTTTTTAATAATTATGACTGGTTGGGAAAAAGAAGCGTGGATTAATACAATTTTATTTCACGCTCGTTTATTGAAAAATAAAATTGTCATTGAAGATGATAATCTTGAAGAAGGATTAACAACCAATTTAATTCAAGCTGGGATTCCCCCAGAAGATATTATTACTGGACTTTCCCTAGAAAGGTAG
- a CDS encoding DUF5615 family PIN-like protein, with the protein MNGFFFDENLPAKILFTPSLPIIYVSVLGRSPRDTEIWQYAKDKKLVIVTKDADFSDRLMVYFSPPKVVHLRFGNIGKREFHQFLARI; encoded by the coding sequence ATGAATGGTTTTTTCTTTGATGAAAATTTACCCGCTAAAATCCTGTTTACTCCATCTTTACCGATCATTTATGTTTCGGTTTTAGGTAGAAGTCCAAGGGATACGGAAATTTGGCAATATGCAAAGGATAAAAAACTGGTTATTGTTACGAAAGATGCAGACTTTTCCGATCGACTAATGGTTTATTTTTCCCCACCTAAAGTAGTACATCTCCGTTTTGGCAATATAGGAAAACGAGAATTTCATCAGTTTTTAGCTCGTATTTGA
- a CDS encoding DUF433 domain-containing protein, whose protein sequence is MALLQKRSADLVECVPSCKSYRYSTRFSGNPTSSPSTMKGYNKLTLDHQVGNKTLMESRIHIHPDICNGRPVIAGTRIPVQTVMEFLGAGDSIEEVLEEYPSLNREDIYACMQFAARLMANHYEVRKIA, encoded by the coding sequence ATGGCACTACTCCAAAAACGTAGTGCAGATCTAGTAGAGTGCGTTCCCTCATGCAAGTCCTACCGCTACAGCACTCGATTTTCAGGAAACCCAACATCCTCACCTAGTACCATGAAAGGGTATAATAAGCTTACTTTAGATCATCAAGTAGGTAACAAAACCTTAATGGAAAGTCGTATCCATATCCATCCAGATATTTGTAATGGAAGACCTGTTATCGCTGGAACCCGAATTCCGGTGCAAACAGTTATGGAATTTTTGGGAGCAGGGGATTCTATTGAAGAAGTCCTTGAAGAATATCCTTCTCTGAATCGAGAAGATATTTATGCCTGTATGCAATTTGCAGCAAGATTGATGGCGAATCACTATGAAGTCAGAAAAATTGCATGA
- a CDS encoding NYN domain-containing protein gives MQTTPLHQKLRRFISEIAKYGVANIRKAYGNWKSPALKAWEECLHEYAIRPVQQFDYTKGKNATDAAMIIDAMDLLYTQQLDAFAIVSSDCDFTPLVMRILTNGLKVYGFGEKKTPLPFVYACSTFLYLETIDQAVNSEETSKVSASVKKTGKELKQDTKLISLLRGAVSSTLDDDGWSNLAEIGGHIANQTSFDPRNYGYAKLSGLFEAIDLFEIQRKNKAVFVRSKQKNGTTPKT, from the coding sequence ATGCAGACAACGCCCCTGCATCAAAAATTGAGGCGATTCATCTCTGAAATTGCAAAGTATGGAGTTGCCAATATTCGTAAGGCTTACGGAAACTGGAAAAGTCCTGCGCTGAAAGCTTGGGAGGAGTGTTTGCACGAATACGCTATTCGCCCCGTCCAACAGTTCGACTATACGAAGGGCAAAAATGCTACTGATGCTGCAATGATTATTGATGCAATGGATTTGCTGTATACACAACAGTTGGATGCTTTTGCAATCGTGTCGAGCGATTGTGACTTTACTCCTTTAGTGATGCGAATTTTGACAAATGGCTTAAAAGTTTATGGATTTGGCGAGAAGAAAACACCCTTGCCTTTTGTTTATGCGTGTTCAACATTTTTATACCTAGAAACTATTGATCAAGCAGTAAATTCTGAGGAGACTTCCAAAGTTTCTGCAAGTGTGAAGAAAACTGGTAAAGAGTTGAAGCAAGACACCAAATTAATCAGTTTATTGAGGGGCGCGGTTTCTAGCACTCTAGACGATGATGGTTGGTCGAATTTGGCAGAGATTGGCGGACACATAGCAAATCAGACATCTTTTGACCCACGCAACTACGGATATGCAAAGTTAAGTGGCCTGTTCGAGGCTATTGACTTATTCGAGATTCAGCGAAAAAATAAGGCAGTCTTCGTGAGGAGCAAGCAAAAGAATGGCACTACTCCAAAAACGTAG
- a CDS encoding J domain-containing protein — MAEQILSLLLYLILILTAFWFISPQKKPRSHPAYHLACLLEDAPESSLKGQFYPLATPLATPIACTVPQVWRSVYRQSLAKPDVNYWQWRGMPENEQFCRELRELLRLNPARGYAKEILESLALAQDPFYHLYWDLKAIANGNFNTIGANKLAEGRFAQRDLRTHQQMRRDFRQWHLQACEQLGKERVKAVYRLCYGADWSLIAQILYPSPRSLAVMIMESANPVWWRVLGITPLSKTSHIENNYKTLLCYWHPDRNSHPNATEITAHLNRAYDCYQGFQQMSSQDNGAFWTKIRRWIP; from the coding sequence ATGGCGGAGCAAATTCTTTCTCTACTCCTGTACCTAATTCTCATTTTAACGGCTTTTTGGTTTATTAGCCCCCAAAAAAAGCCCCGTAGTCATCCCGCCTATCATCTTGCTTGTTTACTAGAAGATGCTCCTGAAAGCTCTTTAAAGGGTCAATTTTATCCCTTGGCTACTCCCTTGGCTACCCCGATCGCCTGTACTGTTCCGCAGGTGTGGCGCAGTGTATATAGGCAGTCTCTGGCAAAACCGGATGTTAACTATTGGCAATGGCGCGGTATGCCCGAAAATGAGCAGTTTTGTCGGGAATTACGGGAATTATTGCGATTAAATCCGGCTAGAGGTTACGCTAAGGAAATTCTCGAAAGTCTCGCCTTGGCTCAAGATCCTTTTTATCATCTCTACTGGGATCTAAAAGCGATCGCTAATGGTAACTTTAACACTATCGGGGCTAATAAACTAGCTGAGGGCAGATTTGCCCAGCGAGATTTGCGAACTCATCAGCAGATGCGGAGGGATTTTCGTCAATGGCATTTACAAGCTTGTGAACAGTTGGGAAAAGAGCGGGTTAAAGCGGTTTATCGGCTGTGTTATGGGGCAGATTGGTCATTAATCGCCCAAATTCTCTATCCTTCGCCCCGTTCCTTGGCCGTGATGATTATGGAGTCGGCTAATCCCGTTTGGTGGCGAGTTTTGGGGATTACTCCTTTGAGCAAGACTAGCCATATTGAAAATAATTATAAAACTCTTTTGTGTTATTGGCATCCCGATCGCAATTCCCATCCCAATGCGACGGAAATCACCGCCCATCTTAATCGCGCCTACGATTGTTATCAAGGTTTTCAACAGATGAGTAGTCAAGATAATGGCGCTTTCTGGACGAAAATCCGTCGCTGGATTCCTTAG
- a CDS encoding serine/threonine-protein kinase, giving the protein MNLVLLNNRYQIVSTLARGGFGETYIAIDTNMPSQRRCVIKKLQPAIQSEEMPEWLKERFQKEARVLEELGEQNRQIPRLYGYFAQDNHFYLVQEWIEGETLTQKQQRQGNLSSSAVRTILENLLPVLDFIHSRRIIHRDVKPDNIILRNSDNLPILIDFGVMKEAVATLLDPTGKSAYSIALGTPGYMASEQAAGRPVFSSDLYSLGLTAIFLLTGKTPQYLETDSRTGEILWRQEAENVNPNLAMVIDRAIRFHPRDRFATAGEMLAALGEISPDLSTQPTIAVSPHSPRLKSSTPQKPTVSPTVVIKPNSGEKKNPWLSILLIFAVTIGAFALGYRGFMALLPKNEEIKPSPTLEPSPSPEIIPPPSQDFPPIRRPSRQRTPIYSPTPTPSPTPTPEVIPSPEATPELTPSPTPEEVIPIPVPLPETEPSPQVSPLPSPSPSPSPSPSPSPSPSPSSGTEVINPPVNEDKIEPIAPPVLSPSPLPTVENSN; this is encoded by the coding sequence ATGAATCTAGTGCTTTTAAACAATCGCTACCAAATTGTTAGTACCCTTGCTAGGGGGGGATTTGGGGAAACTTATATCGCTATCGATACGAATATGCCTTCTCAACGGCGCTGTGTGATTAAAAAATTGCAGCCAGCTATTCAAAGTGAGGAGATGCCAGAATGGTTAAAAGAACGTTTTCAGAAAGAAGCAAGGGTTTTAGAGGAATTGGGGGAACAAAATCGCCAAATACCCCGTTTATACGGTTATTTTGCCCAAGATAATCACTTCTATCTGGTGCAGGAATGGATTGAAGGGGAGACACTAACCCAAAAACAGCAACGACAGGGAAATTTATCGTCCTCGGCAGTGCGGACGATTTTGGAGAATTTACTGCCTGTTCTTGATTTTATTCACAGTCGCCGCATTATTCACCGGGATGTGAAACCCGATAATATTATCTTAAGAAATAGTGATAATTTGCCCATTTTAATCGATTTTGGGGTAATGAAAGAAGCAGTCGCCACCTTACTCGATCCTACGGGAAAAAGTGCCTATTCGATCGCCCTTGGCACCCCCGGTTATATGGCTTCGGAACAGGCTGCCGGGAGACCGGTCTTTTCTAGTGACCTTTACAGCCTAGGCTTAACGGCGATTTTTTTATTAACGGGAAAAACTCCCCAATATCTAGAAACTGACTCGCGCACGGGGGAAATTCTCTGGCGACAGGAGGCAGAAAATGTTAATCCTAATTTAGCTATGGTAATCGATCGAGCGATCCGTTTTCATCCCCGGGATCGGTTTGCCACTGCCGGGGAAATGTTAGCAGCTTTAGGAGAAATATCCCCCGATTTGTCCACCCAACCAACTATCGCGGTTTCTCCCCATAGTCCCCGATTAAAGTCCTCGACACCCCAAAAACCAACCGTCTCCCCCACTGTGGTTATTAAACCCAATTCTGGGGAAAAAAAGAATCCTTGGCTGTCGATTTTGCTGATTTTTGCGGTGACAATTGGGGCTTTTGCCCTGGGATATCGGGGATTTATGGCTCTTTTACCCAAAAATGAGGAAATTAAACCATCACCAACCCTCGAACCTTCTCCTAGTCCTGAAATCATTCCTCCTCCCTCCCAAGATTTTCCCCCTATCCGACGACCTTCTCGTCAACGGACTCCCATTTATTCCCCGACTCCTACCCCATCCCCGACTCCTACCCCAGAGGTGATTCCTAGTCCAGAAGCGACTCCAGAATTAACTCCTAGTCCCACCCCAGAAGAAGTAATTCCTATTCCTGTTCCTCTTCCTGAAACAGAGCCGAGTCCTCAAGTTTCTCCCCTTCCCTCCCCTTCCCCTTCTCCTTCCCCTTCTCCTTCCCCTTCTCCTTCCCCTTCTCCTTCCTCTGGAACAGAGGTGATTAATCCCCCAGTTAATGAGGATAAAATTGAACCGATCGCTCCTCCCGTTTTATCACCTTCTCCTCTTCCCACGGTCGAAAATAGTAATTAA
- a CDS encoding MotA/TolQ/ExbB proton channel family protein: MWPLLFLSILALSTIIERIWFWSRTLLSEGQILNRIMESAIRNWDLAAKVARDSRNHPIGSYLYAPLRLENPEPEVFHFALESAADEQLSLMKRGDKILEAVIALSPLLGLLGTVLGLITSLANIQLSDLGTSSTAGVTLGISEALISTATGLIVAIFSLAFYRVFQGLWFNQARIFRKAGSDLEIIYRQRWLDGEDQQYALSANLEKPLDR, translated from the coding sequence ATGTGGCCGCTGCTTTTCCTGTCTATTTTAGCTCTTAGCACTATTATCGAACGAATTTGGTTTTGGAGTCGTACTCTCCTCAGTGAAGGCCAGATTTTAAATCGAATTATGGAATCGGCCATCCGTAACTGGGATTTGGCGGCAAAAGTCGCCAGAGATTCCCGCAATCACCCCATTGGTAGCTATCTTTATGCTCCCCTGCGCTTAGAAAATCCAGAGCCAGAGGTTTTTCACTTTGCCCTCGAGTCGGCTGCCGATGAACAATTATCCCTGATGAAACGGGGCGATAAAATCCTTGAGGCAGTCATCGCCCTTTCTCCCCTGCTAGGATTATTAGGGACGGTACTCGGTTTAATTACCTCTTTGGCCAATATTCAATTAAGTGACCTGGGAACTTCCTCTACAGCCGGGGTAACTTTAGGTATTAGTGAGGCTTTAATTTCCACCGCTACCGGCTTAATTGTCGCTATTTTTAGCCTCGCTTTCTATCGTGTTTTTCAGGGACTCTGGTTCAATCAAGCTAGGATTTTTCGCAAGGCCGGCAGTGATTTAGAAATTATCTACCGCCAACGCTGGCTAGATGGAGAAGACCAACAATACGCCCTCAGTGCTAACCTAGAAAAACCTCTCGATCGCTAA
- a CDS encoding ExbD/TolR family protein, translating into MAETKIQQPKTTKSSHITARPLKLWHDQHRIQEDVQVNIIPLIDVIFCILTFFILGAVGLSRQQAISLDLPKASTATTPMREMLVVSLDDFGQLYVEKQMVTRAQLFEAIKNYHQYSPNGLMVLNASRNASYNEVVGVLDLLRQVGGDRVALATLSGEANNPTIENSNPLPNLPTNPTLPGLPSLPNSNSQSSTNPLGRN; encoded by the coding sequence ATGGCCGAAACTAAAATCCAGCAACCGAAAACCACAAAAAGTAGCCATATTACGGCTCGTCCGCTCAAATTATGGCATGATCAACACCGCATTCAAGAGGATGTGCAGGTTAATATCATTCCCCTGATCGATGTAATTTTCTGTATTCTCACTTTCTTTATTCTCGGTGCGGTGGGATTGTCTCGCCAACAGGCTATCAGCCTCGATTTACCGAAAGCCAGTACCGCCACCACCCCGATGCGGGAAATGTTGGTAGTTAGTCTCGATGATTTCGGACAACTCTACGTCGAAAAACAGATGGTGACTCGCGCCCAGTTGTTCGAGGCGATCAAGAATTATCATCAATATAGTCCCAATGGACTGATGGTACTGAATGCTTCCCGTAATGCCAGTTATAACGAAGTAGTTGGGGTTTTAGACCTACTGCGACAGGTAGGCGGCGATCGCGTGGCTTTAGCGACTCTATCGGGGGAGGCTAACAATCCCACAATAGAAAATAGCAATCCTTTGCCCAATTTGCCGACTAATCCCACCCTACCCGGTTTACCCAGTCTGCCTAATTCTAACTCACAATCTTCCACCAATCCTCTGGGCAGAAATTAA